From a region of the Pseudoxanthobacter soli DSM 19599 genome:
- a CDS encoding aminotransferase class I/II-fold pyridoxal phosphate-dependent enzyme → MIATTTKPALQSPFQRLAKLIEGVQPGRPAIDLGVGEPRHPMPAFVGPVIAETLAGFGRYPAIKGTPAFRAAVSGWLDRRYGLEGWIDPETAILPLNGSREGLFFAALGARDYSPKRPDRPAVLLPNPFYFAYAAGAEAAGAEAVMLAARPGSALPDLDALDPALVARTIAIYFASPANPDGTVATHADWLALIAWARANDVYVFADECYSEIYREAAGAPAGVLAAARETGSCERVITFNSLSKRSNLAGLRCGFAAGDSVFLSRWTSLRNIAAPQVPTPVQAVGAAAYSDEAHVIENRRLYDAKFALAERLLGPVFGDVVPAGGFFLWLDVAQFGGSEAAALKLWRDAGVRAVPGAYLAAPEPGGRNAAAGFLRLALVDDIAVTEEALTRLAATFA, encoded by the coding sequence GGGCAGGCCCGCGATCGATCTCGGCGTGGGCGAGCCGCGCCATCCGATGCCCGCCTTCGTCGGCCCGGTGATCGCCGAAACGCTCGCCGGATTCGGCCGCTATCCCGCGATCAAGGGCACGCCCGCCTTCCGCGCCGCCGTTTCCGGCTGGCTCGACCGGCGCTATGGCCTCGAGGGGTGGATCGATCCGGAGACCGCGATCCTGCCGCTCAACGGCAGCCGAGAGGGGCTGTTCTTCGCCGCGCTCGGCGCGCGCGACTATTCGCCGAAGCGGCCGGACCGGCCGGCGGTGCTGCTGCCGAACCCGTTCTATTTCGCCTATGCCGCCGGGGCGGAAGCCGCGGGCGCCGAGGCGGTGATGCTCGCCGCCCGCCCGGGATCGGCGCTGCCCGATCTCGACGCGCTCGACCCCGCGCTCGTCGCGCGCACGATCGCGATCTATTTCGCCTCGCCCGCCAACCCGGACGGTACGGTCGCGACCCATGCCGACTGGCTGGCGCTGATCGCCTGGGCCCGCGCCAACGACGTCTACGTGTTCGCCGACGAGTGCTATTCAGAAATCTACCGCGAAGCGGCCGGCGCGCCGGCGGGCGTGCTCGCCGCGGCGCGGGAGACCGGCTCCTGCGAGCGGGTGATCACGTTCAACTCGCTGTCCAAGCGCTCGAACCTCGCCGGCCTGCGCTGCGGATTCGCCGCCGGGGACAGCGTGTTCCTGTCGCGCTGGACCTCGCTGCGCAACATCGCCGCCCCGCAGGTGCCGACCCCGGTGCAGGCGGTCGGCGCCGCCGCGTACTCCGACGAGGCGCACGTCATCGAGAACCGCCGGCTCTACGACGCCAAGTTCGCGCTCGCCGAACGGCTGCTCGGGCCGGTGTTCGGCGACGTGGTGCCGGCGGGCGGCTTCTTCCTGTGGCTCGACGTCGCCCAATTCGGCGGCAGCGAGGCCGCGGCCCTGAAGCTGTGGCGCGACGCCGGCGTGCGCGCCGTGCCCGGGGCCTATCTCGCCGCGCCGGAGCCCGGTGGCCGCAATGCCGCCGCGGGGTTCCTGCGGCTCGCGCTCGTCGACGACATCGCCGTGACGGAAGAGGCGCTGACCCGCCTCGCCGCCACGTTCGCCTGA
- a CDS encoding DNA translocase FtsK: MSKARHFTPDDHYDARLDARPSVLGFLRRNIVALSGLAILAGVVASVVALATWSVDDPSLSHAIDGPTHNLLGFAGASLADFLIQMFGLGVVAFLALPVLWGLRMVRGRPSRVRRGRLAAWLVGVLIVSAALGALVPPPTWPLPTGLGGALGDMVLRGPSLVLRSLLGASEAGVGIALAVPAALVLIYAAGYPAPAPRRRPVAVSGRGFGDEGDDEPGRFATLLGVFAHWRLSLGAWFHRMGEKRRMKRRLKEADDDEIGIDWSAESARPSARRRGEPEMRREPGFGPNGEWLDDPAAAETAQGPDGEPGDDWNNTEDGWSGGWDATAGPDQDADGEEPPFDIDGPEATDAALPPAGSPRPPISRANHRIAGQPMPAAASSRITPPAPPPRASKRAAREQQPSFLKDGPFELPAVHLLAEPRVTGRGPGLDKAALENNARTLEGVLEDFGVRGQIVNVRPGPVVTLYELEPAPGIKSSRVIGLADDIARSMSAISARVAVIPGKNAIGIELPNQRRETVYLRELLASAEFDATKQKLALCLGKTIGGEPVIADLARMPHLLVAGTTGSGKSVAINTMILSLLYRMAPEQLRLIMVDPKMLELSVYDGVPHLLTPVVTDPRKAVVALKWTVREMEERYRKMSKLGVRNVDGFNARVADAKAKGETLVRTVQTGFDRDTGEPVFEKEQIAHDPMPYIVVIVDEMADLMMVAGKDIEGAIQRLAQMARAAGIHIIMATQRPSVDVITGTIKANFPTRISFQVTSKIDSRTILGEQGAEQLLGQGDMLFMAGGGRIQRVHGPFVSDEEVEQVVSHLKSQGAPDYLDQITAGDDEDSEDGGAGGGSMEGLEDSADLYDRAVAVVLRDRKASTSYVQRRLQIGYNRAASIIERMEREGIVGPANHAGKRAILVGGDDSAAA; the protein is encoded by the coding sequence GTGTCGAAAGCCCGCCACTTCACCCCCGACGACCACTATGACGCGCGTCTCGACGCACGGCCGTCGGTGCTCGGCTTCCTGAGGCGCAACATCGTCGCCCTGAGCGGGCTCGCCATCCTGGCGGGTGTGGTCGCCTCCGTGGTCGCGCTGGCGACATGGTCGGTCGACGACCCGAGCCTCAGCCACGCCATCGACGGACCGACCCACAACCTGCTCGGCTTCGCCGGCGCCTCCCTCGCCGATTTCCTGATCCAGATGTTCGGCCTCGGCGTCGTCGCCTTCCTGGCGCTGCCGGTGCTGTGGGGTCTCAGGATGGTGCGCGGGCGGCCGAGCCGCGTCCGGCGCGGACGGCTCGCGGCCTGGCTCGTGGGCGTGCTGATCGTCTCCGCCGCGCTCGGCGCGCTGGTGCCGCCGCCGACGTGGCCGCTGCCGACCGGCCTCGGCGGCGCGCTCGGCGACATGGTGCTGCGCGGCCCCTCCCTCGTGCTGCGCTCCCTGCTCGGCGCCAGCGAGGCCGGTGTCGGCATCGCGCTCGCGGTGCCGGCGGCCCTCGTGCTGATCTATGCCGCCGGCTATCCCGCCCCGGCGCCGCGGCGGCGCCCCGTCGCCGTCTCCGGGCGCGGCTTCGGCGACGAGGGCGACGACGAGCCCGGCCGCTTCGCCACCCTTCTCGGCGTGTTCGCCCACTGGCGCCTGTCGCTCGGCGCGTGGTTCCACCGTATGGGCGAGAAGCGGCGGATGAAGCGCCGCCTGAAGGAAGCCGACGACGACGAGATCGGCATCGACTGGTCGGCCGAATCCGCACGGCCCTCCGCTCGCCGCCGGGGCGAGCCGGAGATGCGCCGCGAACCGGGCTTCGGCCCCAACGGCGAATGGCTGGACGACCCCGCCGCCGCGGAGACCGCGCAGGGCCCCGACGGCGAACCGGGCGACGACTGGAACAACACCGAAGACGGCTGGTCCGGGGGGTGGGACGCCACGGCCGGGCCGGATCAGGACGCGGACGGCGAGGAACCTCCGTTCGACATCGACGGCCCGGAGGCCACCGACGCCGCCCTTCCGCCGGCGGGAAGCCCCCGGCCGCCGATCAGCCGCGCGAACCACCGCATCGCCGGCCAGCCGATGCCGGCCGCCGCCTCGTCGCGCATTACGCCGCCGGCCCCGCCGCCGCGCGCCAGCAAGCGCGCCGCACGCGAGCAGCAGCCCTCGTTCCTGAAGGATGGCCCGTTCGAGCTGCCGGCGGTGCATCTTCTCGCCGAACCCCGGGTGACGGGACGGGGCCCCGGCCTCGACAAGGCGGCGCTCGAAAACAATGCCCGCACCCTGGAAGGGGTGCTGGAGGACTTCGGCGTGCGCGGCCAGATCGTCAATGTGCGGCCCGGCCCGGTGGTCACCCTCTACGAGCTGGAGCCCGCGCCGGGCATCAAGTCGTCGCGCGTGATCGGGCTCGCGGACGACATCGCCCGCTCGATGAGCGCGATCTCGGCGCGCGTCGCCGTGATCCCCGGCAAGAACGCCATCGGCATCGAGCTGCCGAACCAGCGCCGCGAGACGGTGTACCTGCGCGAGCTGCTCGCCTCCGCCGAGTTCGACGCCACCAAGCAGAAGCTGGCGCTCTGCCTCGGCAAGACCATCGGCGGCGAGCCGGTGATCGCCGACCTCGCGCGGATGCCGCACCTGCTCGTCGCCGGCACCACCGGCTCCGGCAAGTCGGTCGCCATCAACACCATGATCCTGAGCCTGCTCTACCGGATGGCACCGGAACAGCTGCGCCTGATCATGGTCGACCCGAAGATGCTCGAACTCTCCGTCTATGACGGCGTGCCCCACCTGCTGACGCCCGTCGTCACCGATCCGCGCAAGGCGGTGGTGGCGCTGAAGTGGACCGTCCGCGAGATGGAGGAGCGCTATCGCAAGATGTCGAAGCTCGGCGTGCGCAATGTCGACGGCTTCAATGCCCGCGTCGCCGATGCCAAGGCCAAGGGCGAGACGCTGGTGCGCACGGTGCAGACCGGGTTCGACCGCGACACCGGCGAGCCGGTGTTCGAGAAGGAGCAGATCGCCCACGACCCGATGCCCTACATCGTCGTGATCGTCGACGAGATGGCTGACCTGATGATGGTGGCCGGCAAGGACATCGAGGGCGCGATCCAGCGCCTCGCCCAGATGGCGCGCGCCGCCGGCATCCACATCATCATGGCGACCCAGCGCCCGTCGGTCGACGTGATCACCGGCACCATCAAGGCCAACTTCCCGACCCGGATCTCCTTCCAGGTCACCTCCAAGATCGACAGCCGCACCATTCTCGGCGAGCAGGGCGCGGAGCAGCTTCTCGGCCAGGGCGACATGCTGTTCATGGCCGGCGGCGGCCGCATCCAGCGCGTCCACGGGCCGTTCGTCTCCGACGAGGAGGTCGAGCAGGTGGTCTCGCACCTGAAATCCCAGGGCGCGCCCGACTATCTCGACCAGATCACCGCCGGCGACGACGAAGACAGCGAGGACGGCGGCGCCGGCGGCGGTTCGATGGAGGGGCTGGAGGACTCCGCCGATCTCTACGACCGCGCCGTCGCCGTGGTGCTGCGCGACCGCAAGGCCTCGACCTCCTATGTGCAGCGCCGCCTACAGATCGGCTACAACCGCGCCGCCTCGATCATCGAGCGCATGGAGCGGGAGGGCATCGTCGGCCCCGCCAACCATGCCGGCAAGCGCGCCATCCTGGTCGGCGGCGACGACAGCGCGGCCGCGTGA
- a CDS encoding serine hydrolase domain-containing protein — protein MSAPDHGGRGGLEAGAHLDRTGTLHLTGHTGPVPWWSFTKTAIAICALRLVEDGALRLDEPLEGKRYTLAHLLRHEAGLPDYGGLAAYHADVAAGRTPWPVERLLAEASADRLRYEPGTGWAYSNIGYLEVRRLVERASGLDLGEALRRFVFAPAGVATARLALIPGDLDGVAMGDARNYHPGWVYHGLVTGTAADAARLLAALTRGRLVTPETFARMRAGRALPEHRSETYPDPAYGLGLMLWATDPLDHPLGHTGGGPGSDIAVYARGSEICVLWAASSSGLDPVRTVFRRLMGQDEPP, from the coding sequence GTGAGCGCGCCGGACCACGGCGGGCGCGGTGGCCTTGAAGCCGGCGCGCATCTCGACCGGACCGGCACGCTGCACCTCACCGGGCATACCGGCCCGGTGCCGTGGTGGAGTTTCACCAAGACGGCGATCGCGATCTGCGCCCTGCGCCTCGTCGAAGACGGGGCGCTTCGCCTCGACGAACCGCTCGAAGGGAAGCGATACACCCTCGCCCACCTGCTGCGGCACGAGGCCGGCCTTCCGGACTATGGCGGGCTCGCCGCCTACCATGCCGATGTCGCCGCCGGCCGGACGCCGTGGCCGGTGGAGCGGCTTCTGGCAGAGGCGAGCGCGGACCGCCTGCGCTACGAACCCGGCACGGGGTGGGCCTATTCCAATATCGGCTATCTGGAGGTCCGCCGCCTCGTCGAGCGTGCCTCGGGCCTCGATCTCGGTGAGGCGCTGCGCCGCTTCGTGTTCGCGCCGGCCGGTGTCGCGACCGCGCGGCTGGCGCTGATTCCGGGCGACCTCGACGGCGTCGCGATGGGGGACGCCCGGAATTACCATCCGGGCTGGGTCTATCATGGGCTCGTCACCGGCACGGCGGCCGATGCCGCGCGCCTGCTGGCCGCCCTGACCCGCGGCCGCCTGGTGACGCCGGAAACGTTCGCCCGGATGCGCGCTGGCCGGGCGCTGCCGGAGCACCGCAGCGAGACCTATCCGGACCCCGCCTATGGCCTCGGCCTGATGCTGTGGGCGACGGACCCACTCGATCATCCGCTCGGGCATACCGGCGGCGGCCCGGGCAGCGACATCGCGGTCTACGCGCGCGGCAGCGAGATCTGTGTGCTGTGGGCGGCATCGTCGTCCGGCCTCGATCCGGTGCGGACGGTCTTCCGCCGCCTGATGGGGCAGGATGAGCCGCCGTGA